AGTCTCAACGGAAGTACGTGGCTTACACAGACACCAAACACCATGGAGTATACGCTGATGACAGGGGGTGCATATAGTAGACCACGCCCAGTATTAAAGACCTACGAGGTATATATCTAATTAATGCATACCCAAGAATTTTCTATAAGGTAACAGCTGCATACATTTGATATCTAAAGGACGGGAAGCGCATATCATTAACTTTATATTAGCAGACGATTGATTTAATTAGATATTCAAATTGAGCAGAGAGATAGTGATTTCTTTATCCCAACAAAAAATTGCCATTAGCATGTTTTTACTTTCGGACGTTGACCTTAATATTGCATATTTATCAGTACGAAATGGTTGACTGTTCAGCTCATCGTACTTTCCAAATCATTCAGAAGGTCCTGGACCACTGTTGAGTTTAGTTGACcgcatttatgaaattatttttacttGAGAATGGAATCGAGCCTAACTCTTCACAGCGGCAAATGTCGCCCTCTAGATTGCATTGTTAGTGGAGACGACAAAAACTCCGTAGATAAGAATGAAAACATGTAGCAAACGAATTAGAAAAGCAGTTTTGAATATTACACTTAAGTGTTATTTAAACTATTCGCCAATTCGTATGCAACTTCAGGACTTTGAGCAGAATGGTGTGTTCGATGCACAGTGGACGCTTGAGGACCGTCATCACGAGGAAGAAGAGCGTCTGCAGCGCTTCTTGTCTGAAGAACGCGAGAAAGAAATGAAACGATTAGACAATAACATTGACACAGAAAAAGAACGAGCAGCGGCCGAACTTCTTTCAAACATAGAACAAATGGGATTACAACAAAACCCACGAAATCTCATGGCAGAACGTGAGCGAATTGAGGATCACTTCCGGCGGATGCGAGATGATCGTCTACGCGGTGTTGTTGATAAAGTTGCAGCCGAGGAAAAGGCGCGATCAGCAAGAATGCTGGATAGACAATGTCAAGAAATGTTGTTATTGATTGCTGAAAAGGTGAAGAAAAATTCTAAACACAGAATATAGATTTTCTCAAATTACTTGCGTACTGTTTTCTTCTCAGTTCTAACTGTCTTTAAAATTGATAACGTATAAGCTATCTATAGAGTTACATATGTTCCTTAATTTCTGCAATGTAAAGAGAGTGATGCTTTTATCCGTCTTTGTCTTGAAACAATGTGAATTTGAAATCCAGAATCAAAACATGACTTTATGAAGACTGTTAAGATTTCTAAGCAAtgtacatttatcattatttattattgttttgttcaGGATCGTGAGCTTGACGGCAGTGCCTTGTATGATCATTCAATGAGACCAGCGGTGTTACCCCCAGAAACGAGAAAATCAAAGTTGTACAAGACCCCTGCAGTGTTTGAACAAATAGATAAACGTGCAATAGAGGTAAGTGTACATTCTGTGCAGCATATCATGTAGTCTTTATAATTAATTCTAATATTTCCTTTTGAAACGTCTGTCTGAATATTCTTTAGCTTTTATATGTTTGACATTAACTCGCTTTGCGGATAAAGGCATTGGCAATTCAGATATAGTTTCGAGCTTTTGTGTTAAATGAAATAGCTCGATAATTTCATCTAGTGTAAATTTTAGGCAGTTGATGCATAGAATCTGATTGGagcatacaaaataataatagaaacaCTGAGGTGACACGTAAACAACACTGAGATGTATGTAAGCTCGAgtataaagaaaaaacttatttCTAACATTCTTATGTTCACATCCTGCAAATTCAGAACAGTCTGAAAGTTATTAACTAATTTGGAGTCTAAAAACGCAACGTTGGTCACTTTCAAGATATGCTCACAAACAACCAAGCATTATTATGACTGAGTTCTTAGACTGGCCCCAGACTTAAGTTTGATTACCTCGAGCTCTGGTGTCTGAAAAGGAAGCATAGTTGAGGCTGCAGCGGTTCTAGAACTTTATTGATTTGACTTATTGGTTTTCTCATAAATTATTTCCACAGCTTGCCAATAGAGACTACAATACCTACACAGACCTGGTCAGAGATCTGACAAGAGGATGTGCCACCGAACTGGAGAAAGTCAGGTATACTTACACAATGTGGCAAAATAATACAGCAACCACTTTAGATAAAGTTATATCATAGAGTTGTTTATTAAGACAACAGTTCAGTAGACGTTACATGAATTATTCTTATATTTCTAGTATTGAACTTTGTATGTCAGGGGAGACAACTGTCATAAGTTTTAattctttataattttaaaaagtatttactgTGTCTTCGTGATTTCGATTTCTCTTAAAAAGACAGTCacaaaaacacctttttatagAGATCCAAATGAACTAACAGGTAGTTGGATACAATTTGATTATACTGCATTGTTAAGATATTTTGTTgttatgtaatagaaagagcattgaaactagagggtaaacgatttgtacgagggggcgtagcccccgagtataaatcgtttacccgagagttttaatgttctttctgttttgtatcatagccatccatatatggtagttttaGGCGGTCCAcactgccatatacagcagttcagtgagtacttaaaatccttgctttacaaatgtgtaaagcccaggtaaaataaaccaatgctagagcagaaaatcaataaaatacactttgctgtctactgttccagacactgGCATACTTGCCTATCTAACAGTGcagtaactagcgtgcgggtattaaatacctgcacacttttagttaccgcaccctgtactcaagagtatacgaattacctgcaccaaatttgttaagaaaaaacaccgagctatgatacaatgtAATAATAGAGTGAATGTTATGACTGTAACATGCTGTAAAACGCTATACATTTACTATGGCTACATAGTAACCAGTTTTGGTATCTTTTTGTTTGACAGATTATAAGTTGAGTATTAATGCCAGTACTTACTAAATTTGTATCACTGTAATACTATATGCATTCTTTAGTAAACTGTTGAACTGTTTTCAGAGCGTTATTTCGTTGGATAATTTCAAAAGACCTGAGCAAGCACAACACAAAAGATATTGTCCGTCCAAACTCCTCATACAAACTGCTTAAAGGAGTGAAAAGTGGAAAAGAAACATATCATCAGCTCTTCAAACGTCTTTGCAGGTAAGACATACAATGTAGTTTGATTGTTTTTGTACCAAATCGTGAAAACACTATCTGTATTCATTAATTGGCATTTCGAGCCCTAACAGAGATGTTAAACGTTTTGAAGTACTTCAAAGtacaaaataaagttattgtCATAGAATTCTTATTCCTGACGGAAAACAACCTTTGCTAATCCTTTTGGCTATAAATAGAACgagtaagagcgttggtctacggatcgcggggtcgtgagttagatcctcgtatgttctccgtgacgatttgataaacgacatagTGTCTAGAATCATTAGTcttctacctctgattcatgtggggaagttggcagttacttgcggagaacaggtttgtactggtacagaatccaggaacagtggttaggttaactgctcgccgttacatgactgaaagactgttgaaaaacggcgttaaacccaaaacaaactaacatAAATAGAAAGAAGtgaactttgattttatttgaaatacccACACAACGTTAATTGTTGAGAAGTAGTTATGACGGTATGCCATGAGGTTTAAAATGCagtcttttatttgttttgtttggtaaGGGGTACACTACATGTTTGCATATTGCCGGCAATTACAGTTTTGCAAGCCTCATGGTTATGACTATTACCAATGTGCAGTGTCCTGTTTTGATAATCGCCGTGTCCTAGCAAAATGTCTACCAACACAATGCTAGTATATGCACATATGTTTCTTCAAATGGAGAAGGAACAGGTATTGCAAAGAGTGGAGAGAAAACAGTACAAGGAGGGTAAACGAAAACTATTGTGTAATAACAAAGACCTCTGAACCACTTCTTACGACGTTTTCTATTTTCACTGTTCACAAAGCTTTAtggatttatatatttttcagttatgcCGGACTCCACTGTGAGATCATTCTAGGATTTTCTAAGGGTGCAGGATACAAACCTGGTATGAATATAACTGGAAATGCTTTCCGGAACTCATGGACAGCTGTAGCGATAGACGGAAGTTGGCGTCTGATTAATGTCACGTGGGCAGCACGTCAGGTGACCGGAACTAAAGATGAACTTCCGGAAATGTTCCACAAATACGatgagttttattttttaactgatccAGAGGACTATATTTACCAACATTATCCGGACGATGCCAGTTGGCAGTTGTTGGAAATTCCACTACCTTTCTCGGAGTTCATGAACTTGCCAGTGGTAAAGTCACCATTTTTTAACTACGGTTTAAGATTTTATTCGAACTATGGCGCAACTCTTACAACAGACACTGGTATGGTTGAAGTTAGAATTATTGCACCGAAAATTCTTGGATTTGGTTCCCTGCTTGAACCAGTGGACAAGGCGAGCAGCACGTCAAATTTAGACGGTAGAACGTTATTAAGATACGTGAAAAACGAGGCAATATTCACTGTAAATGTTCCTCGACCAGGGTTGTATTATTTTTCTATCTACACTGGTGATTACTGGCAATCAGACTGTTTGGAGAGCGCGTGCTCATTCATGGTGAACTGTACACAGAATATGGGGGTTGCAGCCCCTTCATATCCTCCAGTCCCTTTCTTTGGTCCCACACCGGTCATGGAGAAACTGGGGATTATCGCCGAGAATCAACTGGACCCATTAATTGTCTCAACCAGTGACTACCTTGATATCATATTCAAAATGGGTAAAGATGTAAAGGTTACCCATACATTTCAGTACTATGATTCCCAAGAGGGTGCTGTTAACGATATTGATAGATATGTGTTCCTAAAGTCTAGAAATGAACTTGGCGCCACTTACATGATCCGGTGCCCAAAAGAAGGGTTCTACATATTTTCGCTGTACGCAACACAAACGGAAGGTACCGAAGACCAGTCTTTAGACTGTGCCTACAGGTATCTTATAATATGCCAAGAACCAAACCCAGCAGTCATGGTATTCCCAAAGACGTATCACCGGTGGCAACGATGCACCCTCCACGAGCCAGTGTCAGGGGACCTGATGACCAACAAACGGTACACTTTCAGACTAGATATTCCCCAGGCGTCAGAAGTGTTCGTTGTCATTGGTGATATATGGCATCATCTAAAACGGAAGTTGGGTTTCACATGGGAAGGAAATATTCACACCGGAAGTGTAGCGACGGTGTTAAAGGTTTTCGCGCGTTTTGTTCACGGGAAGGAAAGTTCAATATTTGCCCATCTGTTGGACTACGAACTTGTTGAAGATGcggaaacagaaatttaaagatGATATATTACTTTGTCACGCGCAGGATTGTACCATGTCCAACCCTACTTTATTCACAAGAAATGCCTATCGGCAGTGCTCAGTAGTAAGGGTTACGGAGGTAGTACGTATAGTTTCCGGCTATCGAAATAATTCTATATGCCGATTTGATCAAAGACTGAAgtataaaacctttttttccaTGTTTGGAAGAATATTCATATACACAAACTAAAAAGGAATGGTAAGAAATCCACGTGCGCTGTTTCAGTAACCATCACCGTCCTAAAACAACTTTTGAAAATGGCGTGATACCCAAACAGAACTGCAAAACAATAATCAAAGTTAAAGCAGGACTTAAAACTTAACACCTGTGTTCAACAGTGTTGTTTCTTACATTTACAGTTGTCTGAACTTCATATACAACAAGTGTGATTTATGTTTGAGTATAATAACACACTTGTTTGTGTTCTGTACAAACATATAAAAAGTCTGACTCACAGAAACATTGGCATATATGGTGTCTGAGTTTCTAAAGCTGAGTTTATATTTCACAGTCTCTAAGATATTTGTTAGTGTCTGCTTAGTGCTtactgttttcatttcttttgtgttttcaCTGCTTCTGTacctttattatttatttttatttattaagtgGCGCCTTGTTTCCGAtgactgtttttagctcgactattcgaagaataggaacagaacagaacagaacatatattttatttatgacttgtatgtacatacattgtcattagataaagaaaatataatacacaTATATAGTCACGAATTTCTAATAAACAATAACGAAATTTTTGACATAGGTATCGTTCTAGAtaaatcattttagataaatatggtAACAGCTAATTCAGGGATAacttatcacaaaagctcaaaccTGCATAATTTCATATCCGACTATTATGAGGATGAACTATtatacaatttttcttttcttattgttAATGCTTCCTTAATATATCTGGCTATTCTAATAAGAATGGTCTTATTTTCTGATTTAAGCaattctataaatttaaacattgacGGCCGGTTGAAGAAgtactttttaatatattgttttcttatttgtgaGTAACAAGGGCAAATCAATATGAAATGGTATTCGTCCTCGATATCACGTAAATTACAACAGTCACAGTAACGTTCATTTCTTGGTGTTCTGTTTCTACCATATCTACCTGTATGTATTTTAAGAGAATGGGCAGACAGTCTAATTCGTGATACaaaaattcttaaattttttgGTAGTATGTCAAGGTAACTTTCAtaagagaaatcatttttacatcGTGCATATAGTTCTAAAACggtattattttgtattgaattATGCCAGTCTTGCAAATAATTGTCAAAAACcctctgtttaaatattttaggaAATACATTACAGTCCACAGATTCAGGATTTGAAAAAACGTCTGCAAAACCATATATACT
The genomic region above belongs to Mercenaria mercenaria strain notata chromosome 12, MADL_Memer_1, whole genome shotgun sequence and contains:
- the LOC123533363 gene encoding hillarin-like — encoded protein: MEDPELDIQVQEIRGDDGSYKYSFSYERATLYEFKYERKPHPDPVDPCYRCYRRIWDKEQMINVGVLYHKACFRCRICGLPLTMQTFYRNDANGSQDREVYCKTHVGKQLNQIQQERAVIAGIEDAYRETPTGRPKPALQAAPNFSPKPSPRGSPRGSPAQSGRGQSPSYQNLHDTSMGSSIVSVTPRSLNGSTWLTQTPNTMEYTLMTGGAYSRPRPVLKTYEDFEQNGVFDAQWTLEDRHHEEEERLQRFLSEEREKEMKRLDNNIDTEKERAAAELLSNIEQMGLQQNPRNLMAERERIEDHFRRMRDDRLRGVVDKVAAEEKARSARMLDRQCQEMLLLIAEKDRELDGSALYDHSMRPAVLPPETRKSKLYKTPAVFEQIDKRAIELANRDYNTYTDLVRDLTRGCATELEKVRALFRWIISKDLSKHNTKDIVRPNSSYKLLKGVKSGKETYHQLFKRLCSYAGLHCEIILGFSKGAGYKPGMNITGNAFRNSWTAVAIDGSWRLINVTWAARQVTGTKDELPEMFHKYDEFYFLTDPEDYIYQHYPDDASWQLLEIPLPFSEFMNLPVVKSPFFNYGLRFYSNYGATLTTDTGMVEVRIIAPKILGFGSLLEPVDKASSTSNLDGRTLLRYVKNEAIFTVNVPRPGLYYFSIYTGDYWQSDCLESACSFMVNCTQNMGVAAPSYPPVPFFGPTPVMEKLGIIAENQLDPLIVSTSDYLDIIFKMGKDVKVTHTFQYYDSQEGAVNDIDRYVFLKSRNELGATYMIRCPKEGFYIFSLYATQTEGTEDQSLDCAYRYLIICQEPNPAVMVFPKTYHRWQRCTLHEPVSGDLMTNKRYTFRLDIPQASEVFVVIGDIWHHLKRKLGFTWEGNIHTGSVATVLKVFARFVHGKESSIFAHLLDYELVEDAETEI